One region of Primulina tabacum isolate GXHZ01 chromosome 17, ASM2559414v2, whole genome shotgun sequence genomic DNA includes:
- the LOC142530937 gene encoding diamine oxidase [copper-containing] 1, peroxisomal-like, whose product MASASKKTTTATDAGESAAIVIRREAVSSSAVADWTEDQQRKNMTSLIRTEPSSIATNKGIQTLTRAQTKHPLEPLSPAEIFVAVATVRAAGATPAVRDSMRFIEAVLLEPDKHVVALADAYFFPPFQPSLLPRTKGGHVHIKLPPRQARLVVYSKKSNETSVWIVELVEVHATTRGGHHRGKVISSTVIPDVQPPLDAAEYAECEAVVKDYPPFIEAMKKRGIDDMDLVMVDNWCTGYYGEADAPSRRLAKPLIFCRTESDCPMENGYARPVEGIHVCVDMQNMVVIEFEDRKLVPLPLPDPLRNFTPGETRGGVDRSDVKALQIVQPEGPSFRIRGHYVEWQKWNFRVGFTPREGLIIYSVAYVDGSRGRRPIAHRLSFVEMVVPYGDPNDPHYRKNAFDGGEDGLGKNAHSLKKGCDCLGFIKYFDAHFTNFTGGVETTENCVCLHEEDHGILWKHQDWRTGLAEVRRSRRLTVSFMCTVANYEYGFYWHFYQDGKIEAEVKLTGILSLGALQPGESRKYGTTIAPGLYAPVHQHFFVARMDMAVDCRPGEMQNQVVEVNVKVEEPGKENVHNNAFYAEETLLRSESEAMRECNPLSARHWIVRNTRAVNRNGQLTGYKLVPGSNCLPLAGTEAMFLRRAAFLKHHLWVTPYARGEDFPGGEFPNQNPRVGEGLATWVKQNRSLEEMDIVLWYVFGITHVPRLEDWPVMPVEHIGFVLQPHGFFNTSPAIDVPPSPCSMDVKENEVKENGVAKSISSGLIAKL is encoded by the exons ATGGCCTCAGCTTCGAAAAAGACGACGACGGCAACAGACGCAGGAGAATCGGCCGCCATCGTCATCCGCCGCGAGGCGGTGTCTAGTTCTGCCGTCGCTGATTGGACAGAAGATCAGCAGAGAAAGAATATGACGTCCTTAATCAGAACCGAGCCTTCTTCTATCGCCACCAATAAAG GGATTCAGACACTGACAAGGGCCCAAACCAAACATCCTTTGGAACCTTTATCTCCTGCTGAAATCTTTGTGGCGGTGGCTACTGTCAGAGCAGCTGGAGCCACTCCGGCG GTCAGAgatagcatgagatttattgaAGCGGTTTTGTTGGAACCTGATAAACATGTAGTGGCACTGGCAGATGCTTATTTTTTCCCCCCCTTTCAACCATCATTATTGCCCAGAACCAAAGGAGGCCATGTTCATATCAAACTCCCACCAAGACAAGCCAGACTAGTTGTTTACAGTAAAAAGTCTAATGAAACTAGTGTATGGATTGTTGAGCTGGTTGAAGTTCATGCAACAACTCGAGGTGGACATCATAGGGGAAAAGTAATATCCTCTACCGTTATTCCTGATGTTCAGCCACCTTTG GATGCTGCAGAATATGCTGAATGTGAAGCTGTTGTCAAAGATTACCCTCCATTTATAGAGGCAATGAAGAAGAGGGGTATTGATGATATGGATCTAGTCATGGTTGATAATTG gTGTACCGGCTACTACGGTGAAGCTGATGCTCCTAGTCGTAGACTTGCGAAACCACTTATATTTTGCCGGACAGAAAGCGATTGTCCAATGGAAAATGGATATGCTCGGCCAGTTGAAGGAATTCATGTGTGTGTTGACATGCAAAATATGGTTGTGATAGAGTTTGAAGATCGTAAGCTTGTTCCGTTGCCTCTCCCTGACCCTCTCAGGAACTTCACTCCTGGTGAAACAAGAGGAGGGGTAGATAGAAGTGATGTCAAGGCCCTTCAAATTGTGCAGCCTGAAGGGCCAAGCTTTAGAATTAGGGGACATTATGTGGAGTGGCAGAAG TGGAATTTCCGGGTTGGTTTCACTCCAAGGGAGGGTTTGATTATTTATTCTGTTGCCTATGTTGATGGCAGCCGGGGTCGTAGACCTATAGCTCACAGGTTAAGCTTTGTGGAGATGGTTGTGCCCTATGGGGATCCCAATGATCCACATTACAGAAAGAACGCATTTGATGGTGGGGAAGATGGGCTTGGGAAGAATGCTCATTCTCTAAAGAAG GGATGTGACTGTTTgggatttataaaatatttcgaCGCTCATTTCACGAATTTTACTGGAGGTGTCGAAACAACTGAAAActgtgtgtgtttgcatgaaGAAGATCACGGAATTTTATGGAAGCATCAAGATTGGAGAACTGGGCTTGCAGAGGTTCGAAGATCAAGGCGTCTCACGGTTTCTTTCATGTGCACGGTTGCTAATTATGAATATGGATTCTACTGGCACTTTTATCAG GATGGGAAAATCGAAGCAGAAGTTAAACTTACTGGCATTCTTAGTTTAGGAGCATTGCAACCCGGAGAATCCAGAAAATATGGCACAACAATTGCACCAGGGTTATATGCTCCTGTTCATCAACACTTTTTTGTTGCTCGTATGGATATGGCAGTTGATTGTAGGCCTGGAGAAATGCAGAATCAG GTTGTTGAAGTGAATGTCAAAGTTGAAGAACCCGGTAAGGAGAATGTTCACAATAATGcgttctatgctgaggaaactTTACTTAGATCTGAATCAGAAGCCATGCGAGAGTGTAATCCATTGTCTGCCCGTCACTGGATT GTAAGGAACACAAGAGCTGTCAATCGGAATGGACAGCTGACAGGCTACAAATTGGTACCTGGTTCAAATTGTTTGCCTTTGGCTGGTACTGAGGCTATGTTTCTGAGAAGAGCTGCATTTTTGAAGCATCACCTATGGGTTACACCATATGCACGTGGTGAAGATTTTCCTGGAGGAGAATTTCCTAACCAGAATCCTCGTGTTGGAGAGGGATTAGCTACTTGGGTGAAACAAAACCGGTCTCTGGAAGAAATGGATATTGTTCTATG GTATGTTTTTGGAATCACGCATGTTCCACGATTGGAAGACTGGCCTGTTATGCCTGTGGAACACATTGGTTTTGTACTTCAG CCACATGGATTCTTCAACACATCCCCCGCAATTGATGTGCCTCCTAGTCCTTGCAGTATGGATGTGAAAGAGAATGAGGTGAAAGAAAATGGTGTTGCCAAGTCAATATCATCAGGTCTAATTGCAAAGCTTTGA